CCTCGGCCAGACGATCAGCTCAGCTGGAGCTCGTCGGCGAGGGCGTGGAGCAGCATGGCGACGGGCTTGGCCGACTTGGGGTCGGGGTGGCGGCCGTGCCGGTAGGCCTCACCGATGCCGTCGAGGAGTCGGATCAGGTCCTCGACGATCGGGGCCATCTCGTCGGGGCGCTTGCGACGGGCCTGGGACTGGTTGCGGCTGACCGAGGCGGGCGCGTCGAGCACCTTGACCTGCAGGGCCTGGTCGCCCTTGCGGCCCTGGGCGATGCCGAACTCGACCCGGGTGCCGGGCTTGAGCGTGCCGCCGGCCGGGAGGGCGTCGGCGTGCACGTAGACGTCGGGACCGTCGTCCTGGGACAGGAACCCGAAGCCCTTGTCGACGTCGAACCACTTCACCTTGCCGTTGGGCACTGTTCCCACCTCTACGCGTGACGTGCTCGTCCGTCGGACGAGCGACCGTCACCTTATGTCACGTGGTCGTCGAGCCACGACGGGAAATCCTCGAGGCT
The Nocardioides plantarum genome window above contains:
- a CDS encoding cold-shock protein, which produces MPNGKVKWFDVDKGFGFLSQDDGPDVYVHADALPAGGTLKPGTRVEFGIAQGRKGDQALQVKVLDAPASVSRNQSQARRKRPDEMAPIVEDLIRLLDGIGEAYRHGRHPDPKSAKPVAMLLHALADELQLS